A genomic segment from Colletotrichum higginsianum IMI 349063 chromosome 5, whole genome shotgun sequence encodes:
- a CDS encoding basic proline-rich protein, which produces MHPKSALLAAALGFASTACADQERPKIYFPRHVKRQFTNSTITRQETFPAPESTPFESTSDSFGSSFGDILTSLSDSLFGPSSTIASTTPLPTSTVSAPALDSAAPLSTLSTTVQTLPDGRVTTVIISSTVVFDPTETTDTTTPVGSTSALPPVIVLPTSSEASTVTISEPLASSQVPTTSQATPTPSETSAIVQSSGPESSSVEPLLSASAPVSTKSSTPVSVSESIASSTTQVTSEVANTSIEAVSSTQPAPTSESEPTTSVSSSGILLAPTGVVTPTSNVEPTTSTSEPERTSVSDQETSSSAVAPSAIPNVNTTEPGVSSLASSVVLPVETSSTALQSTAAANRASAETTSASVSETSRLTNPLDPIVSFISSEVAIPTNITGPIANATSAEVPVFSTSDIVIPTPTALPAPTDPTATTLPVPTEPVANVTSSAEAPADTTTSLPVPTEPVLNITSSTDPLAEPTTILPTTDIANATSTEVPVGQTTSTPVSLSDGMTSVLTASATATVEIPANNTSTEVPLTTSQLPTLTELPTSVTSIINATETDSATVPPTATASLSSTTVSNETATATEPLLTTSETLTSATEIPVSTTVPVNTTEVPSETPVETTPTATLLPPTTTSLVITTPVITSIPATATITDSESWLPSTIIVELSTSLSTPTEALAPTSTAPLPSDLPKVISGPEPNVEQPKDSMLLQIGFLHGENYQHVSKNPNAAAQIFTCLPKALADAAGLDINQIRMTKLVPFDTSQTLGYITTLAKFYYPRSMVDTLRMDIKIPNSAIYNNPDQLVFNLTQNINPAIEIIPGMEDDGSSTGNDGSSSTSTPNNPNDPFGGSDDSSKQSPIQKGTAAAIGIGAVGVAAAYGAAMFIIARRYKQKKQAHRRASSVTSSEMRYTGAGSPPMMGGALMSRDFSNYGGVAGGVPGGRESHGSGQTGRSGMGNSARTAYISAPVAAENSLGWN; this is translated from the coding sequence ATGCATCCCAAATCTGCCCTCCTGGCTGCGGCCCTAGGCTTTGCCTCAACCGCTTGCGCCGACCAAGAAAGGCCGAAGATTTACTTTCCCCGTCACGTCAAGCGTCAGTTTACGAATTCGACGATAACGAGGCAGGAGACGTTCCCAGCGCCCGAGAGCACCCCGTTCGAGTCTACGTCAGATTCCTTCGGTTCATCTTTCGGCGACATACTGACGAGCCTTTCCGATTCCCTCTTCGGCCCATCATCGACCATCGCGTCCACGACCCCGTTGCCTACTTCCACTGTTTCCGCCCCCGCACTTGACTCGGCCGCACCCCTCTCGACCCTGTCCACGACTGTTCAAACCCTTCCCGATGGCAGGGTGACGACCGTCATTATCTCGAGCACCGTAGTCTTTGACCCGACAGAGACGACGGACACGACCACACCTGTTGGATCCACGAGCGCTTTGCCCCCGGTTATCGTGCTGCCGACGAGTAGCGAAGCCTCCACCGTCACGATTAGTGAGCCGCTCGCGAGTTCTCAGGTTCCCACTACTTCGCAGgccacgccgacgccatccgAGACCAGTGCCATTGTTCAATCCAGTGGCCCTGAGTCCAGCTCTGTGGAGCCCCTGCTGTCCGCGTCTGCGCCGGTTTCTACCAAGTCTTCGACACCTGTTTCGGTCTCCGAGTCTATCGCTAGCTCCACTACGCAGGTCACCTCGGAAGTCGCCAACACGAGCATAGAGGCCGTCTCGAGCACCCAGCCTGCACCCACCTCGGAGTCCGAGCCGACCACGTCCGTGTCCTCGTCCGGTATCCTCTTGGCACCCACGGGTGTTGTGACCCCGACGTCCAACGTCGAGCCTACCACGTCGACTAGCGAGCCTGAACGCACTTCGGTCTCTGACCAGGAAACCTCGTCTAGTGCTGTCGCCCCTAGCGCAATTCCCAACGTCAACACCACAGAGCCTGGAGTGTCGTCCTTGGCGAGCTCCGTTGTCCTTCCTGTAGAGACGTCTTCCACTGCCCTCCAATCGACTGCGGCCGCCAACAGGGCCTCTGCCGAGACTACTTCCGCTTCCGTCTCGGAGACTAGCAGGCTCACCAACCCTTTGGACCCCATCGTTTCCTTCATTTCCAGCGAAGTGGCTATTCCCACGAACATCACTGGgcccatcgccaacgccacctCCGCCGAGGTTCCTGTCTTCTCTACATCCGACATCGTAATCCCGACGCCCACTGCTCTCCCAGCTCCTACCGACCCTACGGCTACGACACTTCCTGTCCCGACAGAGCCCGTTGCGAACGTCACATCATCTGCCGAGGCCCCCGCCGACACAACCACGTCACTGCCTGTTCCGACCGAACCTGTTTTGAACATCACATCGTCCACTGATCCCCTGGCTGAGCCCACGACCATTCTCCCTACCACTGACATTGCCAATGCCACCTCAACCGAGGTGCCTGTAGGACAGACAACTTCAACCCCCGTGTCGCTTTCGGATGGCATGACATCCGTGCTCACAGcttcggccacggccacTGTTGAGATACCTGCCAACAACACCTCGACTGAGGTGCCCCTGACGACCTCTCAACTCCCGACCTTGACCGAACTTCCCACGTCTGTTACTTCCATCATTAATGCCACCGAGACTGACAGCGCAACTGTACCGCCGACTGCTACTGCCTCCTTGTCGTCCACCACTGTCTCCAATGAAACGGCCACCGCTACAGAGCCCCTGCTTACCACCAGCGAGACCCTCACCTCGGCAACTGAGATCCCTGTCTCAACCACCGTCCCTGTAAACACGACGGAGGTTCCTTCGGAGACGCCCGTGGAGACTACGCCCACAGCTAcactgctgccgccgaccaCCACGTCCTTGGTCATTACTACTCCCGTGATCACCAGCATTCCAGCCACGGCCACCATCACCGACTCGGAGTCATGGCTTCCTAGCACCATCATCGTGGAACTGTCCACCTCACTCAGCACTCCCACGGAAGCTCTCGCACCCACGTCGACAGCCCCGCTGCCTTCCGATTTACCCAAAGTCATTAGTGGCCCCGAACCCAATGTTGAACAACCCAAGGACTCCATGCTTCTCCAGATTGGTTTCCTGCACGGTGAGAACTATCAACACGTGAGCAAGAACCCCAACGCTGCCGCCCAAATTTTCACTTGCCTGCCCAAGGCTCTGGCGGATGCGGCTGGTCTCGATATCAACCAGATCCGGATGACGAAGCTCGTTCCTTTCGACACATCGCAGACTCTCGGTTACATCACCACGCTTGCCAAGTTCTACTACCCCCGCAGTATGGTGGACACCCTTCGCATGGACATCAAGATCCCCAACTCGGCCATTTACAACAACCCGGACCAACTCGTCTTCAACCTCACGCAGAACATCAACCCCGCCATCGAGATTATTCCGGGCATGGAGGACGATGGCAGCTCCACTGGCAATGacgggtcgtcgtcgacctcaacTCCCAACAACCCCAACGATCCCTTTGGCGGTAGCGACGACAGCTCCAAGCAATCTCCTATCCAGAAGGGCACAGCTGCTGCCATCGGCATTGGTGCTGTTGGCGTTGCTGCTGCGTACGGTGCTGCTATGTTCATCATTGCCCGTCGCTATaagcagaagaagcaggcACACCGCCGCGCGAGCTCTGTCACCTCGTCCGAGATGCGTTACACCGGTGCCGGTAGCCCGCCCATGATGGGTGGTGCCTTGATGAGCCGCGATTTCTCCAACTACGGCGGAGTCGCTGGCGGAGTGCCTGGCGGCCGCGAGAGTCATGGCAGTGGTCAGACCGGCCGAAGCGGCATGGGCAACTCGGCGAGAACAGCCTATATCTCGGCGCCTGTCGCTGCTGAGAACTCTCTCGGTTGGAACTGA